Proteins encoded by one window of Arachis ipaensis cultivar K30076 chromosome B04, Araip1.1, whole genome shotgun sequence:
- the LOC107636308 gene encoding uncharacterized protein LOC107636308 yields MSESSKDARKRRKLAMKRKKYDTLGIRNAQLAFLSQSILSCVGSIYTNEDEGVMHNILNDVFTSFVDINDHVLFASSETKDLYLVLVNNSNTFSFFSVLIGFWYDEHVIRESKVSQPVFSMCCLKGKVQLPLLKEPPELLVSLLNGNDLRSKHFFKNIWAYNNLFCFTSIGGRVDTSLSNGSGPSQFILCGQNYHRIGSLLPVPGFSSRTGSLDSTLIEDLLKMLDENNVVAKSFRMAKKFYQQRPTKAFSIHLFRHRAADPRVYNEPTVSEIAGLIIGDFDGSDTARDIIVQWRNGDLKRIHETHTLYWPLQYPLLFPLFELKIQSLMTDLKDGVLWTYEYRLQTTEIMDEVISAELPDPIRFPKLYSVVTKYMIYGPCGKLRPSSPCMRNGGCSKFYPKKFVDATGFDKDGYPIYRRRNMEITYKINGVDVDNRFVVPYNPLLLMKYRAPINLEFYNKSNVIKYLFKYINKGPDRITASIRNVQTQEHGGQDQLIFHLPGKQNLLFIDHDKIPEIIEKNKYKDTMFTAWMRANLKLPHGNQLLYSEFPNYFIYLRDSQEWVPRQRGFSIGRLTFIHVGSGEIFYLRLLLNVQRGCKSFENIRTVDGVVYDSFKAACNALGLLSDDQEFINAIKKTAELSSGFQLCQLFVTLLASNSMNKPELVWRDTWRLLADDILYYRRRELQLQELVMTEEELEVLCLIEVEKLLQMNGRSLKDFSQMPFPNQDLVSHFSNSMIMNEMNYDVDQLREEHDVNLDKLIDEQKLIYERIIDTVANKRPGFFFVGIASLLLPNGRTAHSLFCIPIELNEESVCSIKKDSQRAELIRRASLIIWDEASMTNKLAFEALDRTFHDLMKRLIELSMT; encoded by the exons ATGAGTGAATCATCTAAAGATGCTAGAAAGAGAAGAAAATTGGCTATGAAGAGGAAAAAATATGATACACTTGGAATAAGAAATG CTCAACTGGCCTTTTTATCTCAGAGTATTCTATCTTGTGTTGGATCAATATATACTAATGAAG ATGAAGGTGTTATGCATAATATCCTCAATGATGTATTCACAAGCTTTGTTGATATTAATGACCATGTATTGTTTGCATCAAGTGAGACGAAAGATTTGTATTTGGTCTTAGTAAATAATTCCaatactttttctttcttctctgtgTTAATCG GCTTTTGGTATGATGAACATGTTATCAGAGAATCTAAAGTTAGTCAACCAGTATTTTCAATGTGTTGCCTTAAAGGAAAAGTGCAATTGCCATTGTTGAAGGAGCCACCTGAATTGTTGGTTTCGCTTTTGAATGGAAATGATCTAAGGAGTAAACATTTTTTTAAGAACATTTGGGCATATAATAATTTGTTTTGTTTTACTTCTATTGGTGGAAGGGTTGACACGTCTCTTAGTAATGGATCAGGTCCGTCGCAATTTATTCTCTGTGGCCAGAATTACCATAGAATTGGTAGTTTACTCCCCGTGCCTGG CTTTAGCAGTCGTACGGGTTCTTTGGATTCAACATTAATTGAAGATTTATTAAAGATGCTTGATGAGAATAATGTCGTTGCAAAATCTTTTCGAATGGCGAAAAAGTTCTATCAGCAACGTCCTACTAAGGCTTTTTCCATTCATTTGTTTAGACATCGAGCAGCAGACCCTCGAGTATATAATGAGCCCACAGTTTCTGAAATTGCTGGTCTTATTATTGGGGATTTTGATGGATCGGATACTGCACGTGATATTATTGTTCAGTGGAGGAATGGAGACTTAAAACGCATTCATGAGACACATACATTGTACTGGCCGTTGCAATATCCTTTGCTATTCCC GTTATTTGAGTTGAAAATTCAATCTTTGATGACTGATTTGAAGGATGGAGTTCTTTGGACCTATGAATACCG GTTACAAACAACTGAAATCATGGATGAGGTTATATCAGCTGAGTTACCAGATCCAATTAGATTTCCAAAGTTGTATAGTGTTGTTACCAAATATATGATTTATGGTCCTTGTGGTAAATTAAGACCTTCTTCTCCTTGCATGAGAAATGGTGGCTGTTCTAAATTCTATCCAAAGAAATTTGTTGATGCAACAGGTTTTGATAAAGATGGTTATCCAATATATAGAAGGAGAAATATGGAAATtacttataaaataaatggtgtgGATGTGGATAATCGATTTGTTGTTCCTTATAATCCTTTGCTCCTTATGAAATATCGAGCCCCTATCAATTTGGAGTTTTATAACAAGTCAAATGTCATCAAGTATTTGTTTAAATACATAAACAAGGGGCCAGACCGCATCACTGCATCAATTAGAAATGTACAAACTCAGGAACATGGTGGTCAAGAT CAGTTGATATTCCATTTGCCTGGAAAGCAGAATCTATTATTCATTGATCATGATAAGATTCCTGAAATTATTGAGAAGAACAAGTATAAGGATACAATGTTTACTGCATGGATGCGAGCTAATCTTAAGTTACCGCATGGTAATCAGTTATTATATTCTGAATTTccaaattattttatttacttgCGTGATTCTCAAGAATGGGTTCCAAGGCAGAGAGGGTTCTCAATTGGAAGGTTAACTTTTATCCATGTTGGTTCGGGTGAGATATTTTATCTGCGTTTGTTGCTCAATGTTCAAAGGGGTTGTAAAAGTTTTGAAAACATCCGCACTGTTGATGGTGTTGTATATGATTCTTTCAAGGCTGCGTGCAATGCTCTTGGTTTATTGAGTGATGATCAGGAGTTCATTAATGCTATTAAAAAAACAGCAGAATTGTCATCTGGTTTTCAGTTGTGTCAGTTGTTTGTTACACTGTTAGCATCTAATTCAATGAACAAACCAGAGTTGGTTTGGAGAGACACTTGGAGATTGTTAGCTGATGACATTTTATATTATAGAAGACGGGAGTTGCAATTGCAAG AGCTCGTGATGACAGAAGAAGAACTTGAAGTTCTTTGTTTGATTGAAGTTGAAAAATTATTGCAAATGAATGGCAGAAGCTTGAAAGATTTTTCCCAAATGCCTTTTCCTAATCAGGATTTGGTTTCCCATTTTTCAAATTCTATGATTATGAATGAGATGAATTATGATGTAGATCAACTTCGAGAAGAACATGATGTAAATTTGGATAAATTGATAGATGAGCAAAAACTGATCTATGAGAGAATAATTGATACAGTTGCTAATAAAAGACCTGGATTCTTTTTTGT TGGTATTGCATCTTTATTGCTCCCTAATGGGAGGACTGCGCACTCATTGTTTTGCATCCCCATTGAGCTGAATGAGGAATCTGTTTGTAGTATTAAGAAAGATAGTCAGCGAGCAGAACTCATCCGTCGTGCTTCTCTAATAATATGGGATGAGGCATCCATGACGAACAAGTTGGCATTTGAAGCGCTTGATAGAACTTTCCATGACCTAATGAAGCGCTTGATAGAACTTTCCATGACTTAA